The following proteins come from a genomic window of Triticum aestivum cultivar Chinese Spring chromosome 6A, IWGSC CS RefSeq v2.1, whole genome shotgun sequence:
- the LOC123129087 gene encoding uncharacterized protein produces MVDEYHHRMGAAAADFRRDLEDLVCDHLGGCYSPPPSSSSSLCSAAGGGGGGGAEGGGGVGGGGEEEAESSRRRRRESRLLSRWVARQAEEVLSSMEREVERRNRESELLALTRLHPVSTLDPSAFLLSSPPPPRPQAPSPAAPSSLLQMWRELEHRRADAGQPFDREPSPDTPDRHRERVRQIARRLTTSTDSPTAAAATATGEWLGETERQRVRLVREWVQMASQPRDSRAASRREEPTAAERDRRGEPPRLRGRQARTDVITRMSRERQRELQGLSGYHIVSQFPQRSRSRIQGLLRVRFLRNAVAPAEEERQPSVAARELGQLRQSHRVSTLRSESAVSSQDVSLSDAPVAENVALLGNDETEQAAAVGHLTGSEDVAQTTPENVGLQEDNVDVAEAESPATTSGDIVDMQVSQVDNGLQDETERETIFWQPSLDVRLDRWPNETAENSDRNWEDNAEELHSEIVEDDDRENENLQDEHDVWHDDESHGTEENWQDDFHDAALDTGPIPRIENSFNLRDEANLHNMELRELLSRRSVSNLLSNGFGDSLEQLIRSYVQRRGHAPLNWNLDTAMPTANAPNGNQELVRNAENRQFQGPVNRPALVIPPPPLPPRQPLWHRDLRHNTWSSRHRVHQELDAINDLKADMNKLQQGMSSMQRMLEACMDMQLELQRSVRQEVSAALSRFPGPEGMFLDLHDDGTRWDQVRKGTCCVCCDTQIDSLLYRCGHMCTCSKCANELVRSGGKCPLCRAPIVEVVRAYAVL; encoded by the exons ATGGTGGACGAGTACCACCACCGGATGGGCGCCGCGGCGGCCGACTTCCGGCGCGACCTGGAGGACCTCGTCTGCGACCACCTCGGCGGCTGCTACTCGCCGCcgccctcctcgtcctcctcgctctgctccgcggcgggcggcggcggcgggggaggcgccGAGGGCGGGGGAGGGGTCGGCgggggcggggaggaggaggccgagtcgtcgcggcggcggcggcgcgagtcgCGGCTGCTCAGCCGCTGGGTCGCGCGCCAGGCGGAGGAGGTGCTCTCCTCCATGGAGCGCGAGGTGGAGCGGCGGAACCGCGAGTCGGAGCTCCTCGCGCTCACCCGGCTCCACCCGGTCTccaccctcgacccctcggcgttcctcctctcctcgcccccgccgccgcggccgcaggCGCCCTCCCCCGCCGCGCCCTCTTCCCTCCTCCAGATGTGGCGGGAGCTCGAGCACcgccgcgccgacgccggccaGCCCTTCGACCGCGAGCCGTCCCCGGACACGCCCGACCGCCACCGCGAGCGCGTGCGCCAGATCGCCCGCCGCCTCACCACCTCCACCGATAGCCCCACGGCCGCGGCCGCCACGGCCACGGGGGAGTGGCTCGGCGAGACGGAGAGGCAGAGGGTCAGGCTCGTCAGGGAGTGGGTCCAGATGGCCAGCCAGCCACGCGACTCCCGCGCGGCCTCGCGCAGGGAGGAGCCGACCGCCGCGGAGAGGGACAGGCGAGGAGAGCCTCCCCGGCTCCGCGGCCGGCAGGCGCGCACCGATGTCATCACTCGGATGTCCCGGGAGCGTCAGCGCGAGCTGCAGGGGCTATCGGGGTACCACATTGTGTCACAGTTTCCccagcgcagccgcagccgcattcAG GGATTGCTTAGGGTAAGGTTCTTGAGGAATGCGGTGGCTCCAGCTGAAGAGGAGCGACAGCCATCTGTGGCGGCGAGGGAGCTCGGGCAGTTGAGGCAGAGCCATCGTGTGTCCACCTTAAG ATCAGAGAGTGCTGTAAGTAGTCAAGATGTTAGCCTGTCTGATGCTCCTGTTGCAGAAAATGTTGCATTACTTGGTAATGATGAAACTGAACAGGCAGCTGCTGTCGGGCACCTTACTGGTAGTGAGGATGTGGCCCAAACTACACCCGAGAATGTGGGTTTACAGGAGGATAACGTAGATGTTGCTGAGGCGGAGTCACCGGCTACAACATCGGGTGACATAGTTGATATGCAAGTGTCTCAAGTTGATAATGGGCTGCAAGATGAGACAGAACGTGAGACAATATTTTGGCAGCCATCTTTGGATGTCAGGCTTGATAGGTGGCCCAATGAAACCGCAGAAAATTCTGACAGAAATTGGGAGGATAATGCAGAGGAGTTACACAGCGAAATCGTGGAGGATGATGACAGGGAGAATGAAAATCTCCAAGATGAGCATGATGTGTGGCACGATGACGAATCTCATGGCACCGAGGAGAACTGGCAAGATGACTTCCATGATGCTGCACTTGACACAGGGCCCATTCCTAGAATTGAAAACAGCTTCAACCTACGTGATGAAGCCAATTTGCACAACATGGAACTGAGGGAATTACTTAGCAG GCGAAGTGTATCCAATCTTCTCAGTAATGGTTTTGGTGACAGTTTGGAGCAATTAATAAGGTCATATGTTCAACGACGTGGTCATGCCCCACTCAACTGGAATCTCGATACAGCCATGCCCACAGCGAATGCACCAAACGGAAACCAGGAACTAGTAAGAAATGCTGAAAATCGACAATTCCAAGGTCCTGTCAACAGACCTGCCCTTGTTATCCCTCCGCCACCTTTGCCACCGCGGCAGCCACTGTGGCACAGAGATTTGCGCCATAACACCTGGAGCAGTAGACACAGGGTACATCAG GAATTGGACGCCATTAATGATTTGAAAGCCGACATGAATAAACTTCAACAAGGGATGAGCAGCATGCAAAGGATGCTGGAGGCGTGCATGGACATGCAACTGGAGTTGCAACGTTCAGTGAGACAAGAAGTGTCTGCAGCCTTGAGTAGATTCCCGGGACCTGAAG GCATGTTTCTGGATCTACACGATGACGGAACAAGATGGGACCAGGTGAGGAAAGGAACTTGCTGCGTATGCTGCGACACACAAATCGATTCTCTACTCTACAG ATGTGGGCACATGTGCACGTGCTCGAAATGCGCGAACGAGCTGGTGCGTAGCGGCGGCAAGTGCCCGCTGTGCCGGGCGCCGATTGTGGAGGTTGTCCGGGCATACGCGGTGCTGTAA